The following are encoded together in the Scytonema millei VB511283 genome:
- a CDS encoding GIY-YIG nuclease family protein: MLVNTPALLKDLLTLLPDVLPSVSIDELKELPRSSACYLWTKEDVVLYVGLTGNMHFRWNNPRPMKLEQLCKRGATRVSWISLKQGRRFDEMDDEKILEAVLIQLYSPALNIEWHPGKKFLWADRKRPSKRLT; this comes from the coding sequence ATGCTAGTTAACACCCCAGCCCTGCTAAAAGACCTGCTAACGCTACTCCCTGATGTCTTGCCGAGCGTATCTATCGACGAGCTGAAGGAGTTGCCGCGCTCCTCTGCTTGCTACCTGTGGACTAAAGAGGATGTGGTTTTATACGTCGGCTTGACCGGAAATATGCACTTTCGTTGGAACAATCCCAGACCAATGAAGCTGGAACAATTGTGTAAAAGAGGAGCCACTAGGGTTAGCTGGATAAGCCTGAAGCAGGGCAGGCGTTTTGACGAAATGGACGATGAGAAAATCCTAGAGGCAGTATTAATACAGCTATACTCTCCAGCTCTAAATATTGAATGGCATCCTGGTAAGAAATTCCTATGGGCAGACAGAAAAAGACCGAGCAAGAGATTAACCTAG
- a CDS encoding response regulator, giving the protein MESQVDNFKRELVLAVEDSADNLELIIEVLEIIGFPFIAATDGRTAIAMAQQHQPDLILLDMLLPDISGLEVAERLKQDSQTANIPIIAVTGMVTEEEKGQYLSAGCIDFVAKPYDLDLLVTVIKRYLS; this is encoded by the coding sequence GTGGAGAGTCAGGTTGACAATTTCAAACGAGAATTAGTTCTAGCAGTTGAAGATAGTGCGGACAACTTAGAACTGATTATCGAAGTTTTGGAGATAATAGGCTTTCCATTCATCGCCGCTACTGACGGTCGGACTGCTATAGCTATGGCACAGCAACACCAACCGGACTTGATTCTGTTAGATATGTTGCTACCTGACATCAGTGGTTTAGAAGTGGCTGAGCGTCTCAAGCAAGATTCTCAGACAGCAAACATACCCATTATTGCCGTGACTGGTATGGTCACAGAAGAAGAAAAAGGACAGTACTTATCAGCGGGATGCATTGACTTCGTTGCAAAACCTTACGATTTAGACCTTCTGGTAACAGTGATTAAACGTTATCTTTCCTAA
- a CDS encoding tyrosine-type recombinase/integrase encodes MEIIRNSIRLRFRVDGKQKAYHLGLHDNDEGRKKAKLIAKQVELDLLADNFDQTFERYRVYPVNRELPNNRAVSQLFADFTAWKEEYVYKRTIEKYKTLPKYLESSGIGNIAAKRINAQDVSRFVNYLRGKLEPKTLKERLQLLSACWDWAKLENNHWKTAVKAIKVPPKQPPRPFTKQEIQAILGTFSELFPGYLPYVQFLFSTGVRTSEAIGLQWKHVADDCSTIWVGESLVKGVRKATKTNKARTIPLNPKVKQMLVELGRGDAEDLVFTTPAGYPIDDDNFARRYWHSALKRAGVDYRRPYNTRHTFVSHALQSGLSPVQVASLTGHSVEILFTHYAGVIEKPKLPDLF; translated from the coding sequence ATGGAAATTATTCGTAATAGCATTAGGCTCAGATTTAGAGTCGATGGGAAGCAGAAAGCATACCACCTTGGTTTGCACGACAACGATGAAGGCAGAAAGAAAGCCAAGTTAATAGCCAAGCAAGTCGAGCTAGATTTACTAGCTGATAATTTCGACCAAACCTTTGAGCGGTATAGAGTTTACCCCGTCAATCGAGAACTCCCCAACAATAGGGCTGTGTCTCAGCTCTTTGCGGATTTCACAGCATGGAAGGAAGAATACGTTTACAAGCGCACCATTGAAAAATACAAAACACTCCCCAAATATTTAGAATCTAGCGGTATTGGAAACATAGCAGCTAAACGAATAAATGCTCAAGATGTCAGTCGCTTCGTAAATTATCTCAGAGGCAAGCTCGAACCTAAAACTTTGAAGGAAAGATTGCAGCTTTTGAGTGCGTGTTGGGACTGGGCGAAGTTGGAGAATAATCACTGGAAGACGGCTGTAAAAGCAATTAAAGTGCCACCCAAGCAACCGCCTAGACCATTCACTAAACAGGAGATTCAAGCGATTCTAGGCACATTTTCCGAGCTGTTTCCTGGCTATCTACCCTACGTGCAATTCCTCTTCAGTACTGGGGTAAGGACAAGTGAAGCAATTGGATTGCAGTGGAAGCACGTTGCTGATGACTGCTCGACGATTTGGGTCGGTGAATCGCTGGTTAAGGGAGTTAGAAAAGCTACCAAAACCAATAAGGCTAGAACCATTCCGCTCAACCCCAAAGTCAAGCAGATGTTGGTAGAGCTGGGAAGGGGAGATGCTGAGGATTTGGTATTTACCACGCCTGCTGGCTATCCGATAGACGATGATAATTTTGCTCGTAGGTATTGGCATTCCGCTCTCAAGAGAGCTGGAGTTGATTATCGCCGACCTTACAATACTCGTCACACTTTTGTTAGTCACGCGCTCCAATCTGGGTTGAGTCCAGTACAGGTTGCTAGCTTAACTGGGCATTCGGTAGAGATTCTCTTTACTCACTATGCCGGAGTAATCGAAAAGCCGAAATTACCAGATTTGTTCTGA
- a CDS encoding AAA family ATPase translates to MIEQNDVSNPDCKESLLKELEALPDDWRFTPVNGNKQPYSLRWNKRPKRRELIERHIKIGRCKAIGVLCGSKSEGQLFVDFDGTSSWGYFELMFGVNPHDLPITPAVTSGKKGRQQQIFHVPEKYWNEIKTTKLVTLCGIEKREGVEYLELRWDGCQSVVAGVHPETGSYRWLPGKSHREIAVAEAPIYLIEAMKRPVAPPKSTHLYTRNYNGDGDVALARECLAALSPWRAGSHDEWIHVGMALHSVGDDSLLDDWDRWSQQSDKYESGECERRWHSFNRSGLNIGSLCYWAKQDGWKSNKEFGKQVNKGVRKNMSESEAFKTALTEICKETDPELVALKKATVATTFKVSVQEINKLLKQKEQTEEARHVEDYVFNTDSLFKEELAEDFLVPGMLPRGGSVILAGDAKAGKTLLAYELAYAVATGGEFLGERVPQGRVLLFQIERPNKNLRRLIKRGFSSDLLKSSVRVLTKYSPELLEQELAADNYTLVIIDSLTAINVDSGVSEWSKEYADPIYKMQPHIEKANATCIIIHHLSKSNEAQGVRQLRGSSAIPGAVWGCLVLKHVLKQDPYNKKKFVIDPNETHRTLELVGLQDAGGAALDIELNIENNSWVNHGEVGVSKEVVEARRTMRERILNVMLHNYPHPLPGMEIKEMLELTTKEELDTMWKALGRMAERKEINAKPNPKKLSSRLYYLPHSYYLELSSNFNQSYTEKETQILDSTNDVQKVSNDTQKNADILSRNGNVDQVSVSVKLLDTVENMEGGGVPVPQKTPLAPQGTKPRCGDLIQYVGSGDLDGKGEDLLVKSFSGVNEGVDNDYRKPLKYIICLRPNGNEAKFISGNPYIPIEDTIIVKQQVRT, encoded by the coding sequence ATGATAGAACAGAATGATGTCTCAAACCCCGACTGCAAGGAAAGTTTACTAAAAGAACTTGAAGCTCTGCCCGACGACTGGAGATTTACGCCAGTCAACGGCAATAAACAACCATACTCGCTCAGGTGGAACAAGCGCCCAAAAAGACGAGAGCTTATTGAAAGACATATCAAAATTGGACGCTGCAAAGCTATCGGTGTACTGTGCGGTAGTAAATCTGAGGGACAGTTATTTGTAGATTTTGATGGAACAAGTTCGTGGGGATACTTCGAGCTGATGTTTGGCGTTAATCCTCATGACCTACCGATAACTCCGGCTGTAACTTCAGGCAAGAAAGGAAGGCAACAGCAAATATTTCACGTACCAGAAAAATACTGGAACGAAATCAAAACCACTAAGCTTGTGACTCTGTGCGGCATAGAAAAGCGAGAGGGCGTTGAATATTTAGAGTTAAGGTGGGACGGATGCCAATCTGTAGTAGCTGGAGTTCACCCAGAAACTGGTAGTTACAGATGGCTCCCTGGAAAATCCCATAGAGAGATTGCTGTGGCTGAAGCACCAATCTATCTAATCGAGGCGATGAAGCGTCCTGTAGCCCCTCCCAAATCCACCCACCTTTACACGCGCAATTACAACGGTGATGGTGATGTTGCACTAGCGAGAGAATGCTTGGCTGCTTTGAGTCCTTGGAGAGCAGGCAGTCACGATGAATGGATTCACGTTGGCATGGCACTGCATTCAGTTGGTGATGATTCATTGTTGGATGATTGGGACAGATGGAGTCAGCAGTCTGATAAATACGAATCGGGTGAATGTGAAAGGAGATGGCACAGCTTCAACCGCAGTGGATTAAATATCGGCTCTCTCTGCTATTGGGCGAAACAAGACGGATGGAAATCCAATAAAGAATTTGGCAAACAAGTTAACAAGGGTGTAAGGAAAAATATGTCCGAATCCGAAGCATTTAAAACTGCTCTCACAGAAATTTGTAAAGAAACAGACCCAGAGCTGGTAGCCCTAAAGAAAGCGACAGTTGCTACCACTTTCAAAGTAAGCGTACAGGAAATTAATAAATTACTGAAACAGAAAGAGCAGACAGAAGAGGCGCGGCACGTAGAAGATTATGTTTTCAACACCGATAGTCTTTTCAAGGAGGAGCTAGCAGAGGATTTCCTAGTTCCTGGTATGTTGCCTAGAGGCGGGAGCGTTATTCTTGCAGGTGATGCAAAAGCGGGAAAAACCTTACTAGCTTACGAGTTAGCGTATGCTGTAGCAACCGGAGGAGAATTCTTAGGGGAGCGAGTTCCACAGGGTAGGGTATTGTTATTTCAGATAGAGCGACCGAATAAAAACTTACGACGCTTAATTAAGCGGGGATTTTCGAGCGATTTGCTAAAGTCTTCCGTAAGAGTACTCACGAAGTACAGCCCAGAACTATTAGAGCAGGAGTTGGCAGCAGACAACTACACCCTCGTCATCATTGACTCGCTTACAGCAATCAACGTCGATTCTGGGGTGTCAGAGTGGAGCAAAGAGTATGCTGACCCAATCTATAAAATGCAGCCGCACATTGAAAAAGCTAACGCGACCTGCATCATCATCCACCATTTGAGTAAAAGTAATGAAGCGCAAGGAGTGCGGCAGCTAAGAGGTTCTTCCGCCATCCCTGGTGCTGTGTGGGGATGCTTGGTATTGAAGCACGTTCTAAAACAAGACCCCTATAACAAGAAGAAATTTGTCATCGACCCGAACGAGACGCATAGAACGTTGGAGCTGGTAGGGCTTCAAGATGCCGGAGGAGCGGCATTAGACATCGAACTTAATATTGAAAATAATTCCTGGGTCAACCACGGGGAGGTAGGAGTATCAAAGGAAGTTGTAGAAGCTCGGCGCACGATGAGGGAGCGAATATTAAACGTGATGCTGCATAACTACCCTCATCCATTGCCGGGGATGGAAATAAAGGAAATGCTGGAACTTACCACAAAGGAAGAACTCGACACCATGTGGAAGGCGTTAGGGCGAATGGCGGAACGTAAAGAAATAAACGCGAAACCTAACCCTAAGAAATTATCTTCCAGGTTGTATTACCTCCCCCATTCGTACTATTTAGAGTTGTCCAGTAATTTTAATCAAAGCTATACAGAGAAAGAAACACAGATTCTGGACAGTACAAATGATGTCCAGAAAGTGTCTAATGATACACAGAAAAACGCTGACATACTGTCCAGAAATGGAAACGTAGACCAGGTGAGCGTTTCAGTCAAATTACTGGACACTGTGGAGAATATGGAGGGGGGAGGTGTCCCTGTCCCGCAAAAAACTCCACTAGCGCCTCAAGGAACCAAGCCTAGATGTGGAGATTTAATTCAATACGTAGGGTCAGGCGACCTAGATGGTAAAGGAGAAGATTTACTCGTCAAAAGCTTTAGTGGCGTTAACGAAGGAGTAGATAACGATTACCGCAAACCACTCAAGTACATAATATGCCTAAGACCAAATGGAAACGAAGCCAAGTTCATCAGTGGCAATCCCTATATTCCAATCGAGGATACAATCATAGTCAAGCAGCAGGTAAGAACGTAA
- a CDS encoding chemotaxis protein CheB, which produces MDNFAPLDREKQMLGHDIIVVVLAASDGGRNALSHILAALPIDFPAAIIVVQYLDTRSQPSLMLDLLNHPSSLPLLPAHAREQLRSGRAYIAPATSHLFVTPNGTLCLSNAVFVDWTRPSADLPLQSVAASFKQRAIAVVLSARGSGSTCAQ; this is translated from the coding sequence ATGGATAACTTCGCACCCTTGGATCGGGAAAAACAAATGCTCGGACACGACATAATTGTCGTAGTGCTGGCAGCATCAGATGGTGGGCGGAATGCCTTGAGCCACATCCTGGCTGCCTTACCAATAGATTTTCCAGCAGCCATAATCGTAGTGCAGTATCTCGACACTCGATCTCAGCCTAGCTTGATGCTAGATCTCCTCAACCACCCGTCAAGCTTGCCATTATTGCCAGCACACGCAAGGGAGCAATTGCGATCGGGTAGAGCTTACATCGCTCCTGCGACTTCGCACCTGTTCGTGACTCCAAACGGTACTCTCTGCCTATCTAATGCTGTATTTGTAGACTGGACGCGCCCCTCTGCCGACTTGCCATTGCAGTCAGTAGCAGCTAGTTTTAAACAGCGGGCGATCGCCGTAGTTCTCTCTGCTAGGGGTAGTGGTAGTACGTGCGCTCAATAG
- a CDS encoding HNH endonuclease has product MKTVELTQGQMAIVDDEVFEVVNRWKWHYNKGYAVSDISYVDYGGKRGIHKICMHRWVLESFYNIRIGGLQVDHINGVKTDNRLVNLRVVTSQQNRFNTNQPRNNTSGFKGVSFDKAVGKYGAWIKHDGRKHFLGYYRVIEEAALAYNRAALKYHGEYARLNEV; this is encoded by the coding sequence ATGAAAACTGTTGAATTGACGCAGGGGCAGATGGCTATTGTTGACGATGAGGTTTTTGAAGTAGTCAATCGCTGGAAGTGGCACTATAACAAAGGCTATGCCGTGAGCGATATAAGCTATGTGGACTACGGTGGTAAAAGAGGGATTCACAAAATCTGTATGCACCGCTGGGTATTAGAGAGTTTCTACAATATCCGCATTGGAGGCTTGCAGGTTGACCACATCAACGGTGTTAAAACTGATAACCGATTAGTCAATCTTAGAGTTGTTACCAGTCAGCAAAACCGCTTCAACACGAATCAGCCAAGGAATAATACCAGCGGATTTAAAGGAGTAAGTTTCGATAAGGCTGTGGGGAAGTACGGAGCCTGGATTAAGCACGATGGTAGAAAGCACTTTTTAGGTTACTACCGTGTTATCGAAGAAGCAGCGCTAGCGTATAATCGAGCAGCTTTGAAGTATCACGGCGAATACGCCAGGTTGAATGAAGTTTAA
- a CDS encoding phage integrase SAM-like domain-containing protein, whose translation MVRIQLRPYLKTLSTSATSGRQGRWTKLRAKSKQVDPKTLMKYSATSKHVDEYFRNKVAEAILIEDTYKFIEYLKQHISSRTLKECVALLKAAWQWAEKQGIISQNPWADVINRLCN comes from the coding sequence CTGGTTCGAATCCAGTTACGTCCATATCTCAAAACCCTTTCTACATCGGCTACAAGTGGTAGACAAGGCAGATGGACAAAGTTAAGGGCAAAGTCAAAGCAGGTCGATCCTAAAACGCTAATGAAGTACAGTGCTACTAGCAAGCATGTGGACGAATACTTTCGGAATAAAGTAGCAGAGGCAATATTAATAGAGGATACATATAAGTTCATCGAATATTTGAAGCAGCACATCAGCAGCCGTACTCTCAAGGAATGTGTAGCTCTACTTAAAGCAGCGTGGCAATGGGCAGAAAAACAGGGAATTATCAGTCAAAATCCTTGGGCAGATGTAATCAATCGTTTGTGTAATTAA
- a CDS encoding helix-turn-helix domain-containing protein, protein MMSNTLRDFCEKRGTTLFKLATAIGVSPSNLYRLGKHTEQLPSLELIDKILNLYPDASIDDLIKHVRDTDAS, encoded by the coding sequence ATGATGAGTAACACGTTACGAGACTTTTGTGAGAAGAGAGGGACAACCTTATTTAAACTGGCTACTGCTATCGGAGTATCGCCAAGCAATCTCTATCGCTTAGGTAAGCATACGGAACAATTACCCAGCTTGGAGTTGATAGACAAAATCCTAAACCTGTATCCAGATGCTTCTATTGACGATTTAATTAAGCACGTCCGAGATACCGATGCTAGTTAA